A section of the Carya illinoinensis cultivar Pawnee chromosome 12, C.illinoinensisPawnee_v1, whole genome shotgun sequence genome encodes:
- the LOC122289003 gene encoding AT-hook motif nuclear-localized protein 24-like — protein sequence MDPVTAHGHSLPPPFHTRDLHLHHHQQQQFHHQLQNSEDEQTGSSGLNRPTKRERDENNSSNNINISEGNELVVGTGSDGEITRRARGRPAGSKNKPKPPIIITRDSANALRTHVMEISDGCDIVESVATFARRRQRGVCIMSGTGTVTNVTLRQPASPGAIVTLHGRFEILSLAGSFLPPPAPPAATGLTIYLAGGQGQVVGGSVVGTLIASGPVVIMAASFSNAAYERLPLEEEETPLPMQGNAIGSPDAVAHQQQQQQQQQQLLGDANAPLFHGLPPNLLNSIQLPNEAYWATGRPPY from the coding sequence ATGGATCCAGTTACAGCGCATGGCCATTCTCTTCCCCCTCCTTTCCACACGAGAGATCTTCATCTACATCACCATCAACAGCAGCAATTTCACCACCAACTGCAAAATTCAGAAGATGAGCAAACAGGCAGCAGCGGCCTAAACCGGCCCACAAAACGAGAGCGTGATGAAAACAACAGCAGCAACAACATCAATATTAGTGAAGGCAACGAACTCGTTGTGGGTACCGGATCAGATGGAGAGATCACAAGGAGAGCCCGTGGAAGACCGGCCGGATCCAAGAACAAGCCAAAGCCACCGATCATCATCACCCGCGACAGCGCCAATGCTCTACGCACCCATGTAATGGAAATTAGTGATGGGTGTGATATTGTTGAGAGCGTTGCTACCTTTGCCAGGAGACGCCAGAGAGGTGTCTGCATAATGAGCGGGACTGGCACAGTGACTAATGTGACTCTCAGGCAGCCGGCCTCACCAGGTGCAATCGTGACTTTACACGGTCGGTTCGAGATCTTATCTCTAGCCGGCTCATTCTTACCACCACCAGCACCACCTGCGGCGACAGGCTTGACTATATATTTAGCAGGAGGACAAGGACAGGTGGTAGGAGGTAGTGTTGTCGGGACGCTAATTGCATCCGGACCGGTTGTGATCATGGCAGCCTCGTTTAGCAACGCTGCATATGAAAGGCTTCCTctagaggaggaggagactcCGCTGCCAATGCAAGGGAATGCTATTGGGTCTCCAGATGCCGTTGCTcatcagcagcagcagcaacaacaacagcaacaGCTTTTGGGAGATGCAAATGCCCCTCTTTTTCATGGCTTACCACCTAATCTTCTCAACTCCATTCAATTGCCAAATGAGGCATATTGGGCTACTGGCCGCCCTCCATACTGA